The Cucurbita pepo subsp. pepo cultivar mu-cu-16 chromosome LG15, ASM280686v2, whole genome shotgun sequence genome contains the following window.
CTCCTCTCCGTCTGCCGCATTGATTCCCCTCCTCTCTTCTTCAAATCAATTCCTTCCTTCCGAATTCACCCTCCTGTTCTTAATCCCTCCCGCCGTCGACGCCATCGTTTTCGCATAAATTCCGTTTCGCAGAACCCATTTCAATCCAGCGAATTGATTCCTAAAACCCTAGAAAACCCACAACCTAAAACTCTTTTCCCAAGTGGGTTCAAGCGGCCGGAGATTAAAGTGCCTTGTGTGGTGCTGCAATTGGATGTAGCCGAGGTTTTGGGCGGTGGGGATGCGTTGGATTTGATCGATAGGGCTTTGTCCAAGTGGGTTCGGATCGTGGTGCTGAATTCTGGCGAAGGCGGTGGCGGTAAGCTCTACGAAGCTGCCTGTAAATTGAAGTCGGTGGTCGGAGATCGAGCTTATTTGTTGATAGCTGAGCGTGTCGACATTGCCACTGCCGTTAATGCCAGTGGAGTTCTCCTCTCCGATCAAGGTTGTATTTAGactgtttcaaaaatacagAACAAAGTTTGATTACAATGCATAGaatatatgaattttatgattttaaattcatttgaaTCAGGTCTTCCTCCTATTGTGGCCAGGAACACCATGCTGGATTCCACATCGGATTCCCTGTTTCTACCTCTGGTAGCAAGGAATGTAAAATCCTCAATTTCAGCTATAAATGCATCCAATTCTGAAGGAgctgattttcttttatatgattttgatgaaGAGAAGCTTGATATGACAACAACAGATTCTGTGTTCATGAATGTAAAGATACCAATCTTTATACTGTTTTCCTCATATGGAAAGAACACAAAGTTTCATGAAGCTTTAAAATGGCTGGAATTTGGTGCAAGTGGCTTAGTAATCTCTTTGCAAGCGTTGAGGCTGATTAGCGATGATGCTGTTGGTAAATTATTTGACTCCACATTTACAGACAGTGGAAGAAAGGAGGACGATATCGATACGTCTGGTTCGTTGAACTTGAACATGGCCAATGGTGCTCTTGGAGCAACACAAGTAGCTGGATTTGCTAATTTGGAAGATAGAGAAAAACAAGTCATAGTTACAGAGAAATTAGTATTGCGTGAGGCCAGAAATATTATTCAGAAAGCTGCTCCACTGGTGATCATTTAGGCTCGGTTTGATATCCATTTCGTTTTTGTTTtcggtttttgaaaattatgcttGTCTTCACACAATTTTAagccaaatttcaaaaacaaaattgaagtttaTAAGAACTACTTTTTTGGTTTGGTAGTTGATTTTCAAACTAAATTCCAAGTATCTTCACTTTTGACCGTTGTAGTTATTAGATATGATCTTCATTTCCTCAATCTTTGATGGTTTTAAATGGCAGATGGCGGAGGTTTCGCTGCTCAATGATTCAGTGTCACAAATTGATGAGCCATTTATGCTGGCTATAGTGGTAATTGTGTGCTGAACTTCAACAAACTCTGGTTGCAGGATATACATTGGTATTGGCCctaatttcaaagaaattcattttctttttcatttgaaaGAATCTAGAAGTAAACCGACCTTTCCCATCTTTTGGGTTTGACAATTATTGAAAGAATGAACGACCTTTTTGCCTTTTACACTAAAACGTTTCTCACTCTTACATGATGTTTGGGGCCAAACATGAATCCTCTTTCCCTGCTAATCCACACGGGGCTCGGGTTATCAAGGCTCAAAATGACAAAGACTTCTCATTGAGCAGGCTCAATACTATCTTGAACAATCAAGAGAACGAGGGCTGCGCTCCTActttcactcttttctttctaaagaAGCCCGCTTTTGATATGTGCGGGATCTATCAGTAGCGGCATTCTCCCTTGACTCGAGACCATTTTTGAATCATGGAATTCTCTCCCGGAGTTGTGGAACTaatgaatttattagaaaGTAGAATTACCAACTTTTACACGAATTTGAAAGTGGATGAGATCGGTCGAGTGGTCTCAGTTGGAGATGGGATTGCACCGCCTTATTCAATTGTGTAGTAGTTTGAAAAATGTTCTTTTTGTCAAGGCACTGATCATTATCCTTTTCTCCCTATTCCCTACTTCagattttaaattacattagCCTTTTCTCAACCAAGGGGAACAAACGTTATCCATTTAACAAAccatctttttgttttcctatTTATCATCCTTTAAACGTTACTTTAAGTCTTTAGCCAATCGAGGGAGTAACGATTTCCCTTGTTAATGATATCTTACATcctactttgttttttttttcagtacACCTTGTCTTTTAAGACTTTATGCTCTCTATTTTTTACCAGGGTGAATTTAACTCCGGAAAGTCAACAGTTATCAATGCACTGCTTGGAAGGAGATATCTAAAAGATGGGGTTGTTCCTACAACTAATGAGATAACTTTCTTGAGGTTCTCCGAGTTAAGTTCTAATGAACAACAACGATGTGAACGACATCCAGATGGTCAATATATATGCTATCTTCCTGCTCCCATCCTTAAGGAAGTGAGTTTATACATAACCCCTTCTTGGCTTGGGAAGGGATCTCCTCCTCTCTTCTGTTGCTTgtatattatatcattttgTGATGAATGGTCTTTTTCACGCACGAAAGAGGGGGAAAAAAGGAACGTTTCGTTTACTTGTTCTCTCTCTGCAAAACCCAATTTACAAGTTTTACAAAAGATTACAGTGGTCAGCAACAGAGTTTAGACTGCTCAGAACAATGTTTTTGTAAGACATTAACAAGAAACTTAGACTGATCTGAAGTGTTACTTCATCTCCATTCATCGGGATGACCACGTTTTTGTTGACTAGATATTTAATGTATGTGTACATATCCGTGTGTGTCTGGATTGTTGTATCTTTGAATACTAACATGTGTTATTTGACGTCTAATCATAGTTTTTCCAACTCTTTTTTAATGCAGATGAACATTGTTGATACACCTGGTACTAATGTCATTCTTGAAAGGCAACAACGCCTAACGGAGGAATTTGTGCCTCGTGCAGATTTGCTGCTTTTTGTTATCTCTGCTGATCGCCCATTGACCGAGAGTGAGGCATGAACCATTGAAGTAGTCTGTTTATCCCTGTCACTTGCTTATTATGTCCTGCCTGGTTAACTATAAGGACCCTTTAGTTATTACCTTTCACTCATACTTCGGGAGAAAATCATGGAGCAGGCATTTTGAGGAGCCTATACTTTTATACTTTCACAAGAAAAAATCGTGGTTGGTCGTAGATTGTGAACTTCTACACATTTGAATAAAATCATCCATGGTTTTTACTTTCAGGTTAATTTTCTTCGTTACACACAGCAGTGGAAGAAGAAAGTGGTGTTCGTGTTGAATAAATCTGACCTTTATCAGAATAGCCACGaggtttaaattttcttttctttgtgtaCTTCTTTAAAGTATATAATCGTTAGAGGCATTCTGAGCTTTGTTTTATCCTTGCAATTTTTGTTGCTTGGTTGCAGCTGGAGGAAGCCCTATCCTTTGTCAAGGAAAATGCAGCAAAACTGTTGAATGCTGAACACGTCTGTGTATTTCCAGTATCTGCACGATCTGCTCTGGAAGAAAAACTTTCTGCTTCTCTGGAAAGTGGCGAAGCCTTATCGCTCTCTAATTCTTATTCGAGAAGCAGTAGCTTCCACGAACTTGAAAATTTCTTGTACAGCTTCTTAGATGGATCAACAAGTAATGGAATGGAAAGAATGAAGCTTAAACTCCAAACACCTGTTTCAATTGCAGAACGGCTACTTTCTGCAGCCGAAACTCTCGTGAGACAAGACATACAGTTAGCCAAACAGGATTTGGCGTCTTTAAATGAATTAGTTGATGGCGTAAAAAATTACGGAACAAAGATGGAAAACGAAAGTATCACTTGGAGAAGACAAGCCTTTTCACTGGTATATATATACCTATTCACTCTACTTTCCAATTATTCTTTAGGTAGAAATGCAAGTTTTTTCTATCTTTATTTACCGTTCCGTGGTTCTATGTAAAAATGCAGATTGATTCTACCCAATCACGTATTATGAAGCTCACAGAATCCACActacaattatcaaatgttgATATAGCTGCATATTATGTCTTGAAAGGGGAAAAGTCTTCCACTGCATCAGCTACCTTGAAGATTCCAAATGACATCATTTCTCTAGCACTATCCGATGCACAAGTAATATTTTCAGAGTCTTTAATTCGTCTTTGCTTTGGTAGTTGATTCGTCTTTAATTCGTCTTAGCTTCAGGGTACAGTTTGAATCTCCAATTGTTCATCTCTAAAGAGTTCTCCTAAAGCTTTGTTGATCCTTCCATTCAGTTTTCTTGTTATATCTTGACCccataagtttttttttttNTAATTTATGTGGCTTCTAGAAACTTCTCCAAGACTATGAATCCTGGCTGCAATCAGGCAATGCTCAGGAAGGAAGAATGTACCAGGAATCCTTGGAGAAACTATGGCCATCTATCGTTTTTCCGACTACTGAGATGCCTTCTGAAACCTATGAGTTGCTGAAAAAAGTAGATGATCTAAGCCTGAAagtaattaagaattttagtCCGAGTGCTGCTTCCAAACTGTTTAACCAAGAAATTCGTGAAGCGGTGAGAGCTTCTTCCTAAGCCTTGCTGGTCATTTTTCGACATTaagaactttttattttttatttttaaatggaaaatgaatGGCTATCTGTGGATTGCTTTTTCACTATTGTGAGATGAAGTTTATGATTCATCGCTAATTTGAGGTCTAAAGTTCCTTCTTTTTTCCACGAGTCGGGAACGCTCGGTGACCTGTAG
Protein-coding sequences here:
- the LOC111811227 gene encoding probable transmembrane GTPase FZO-like, chloroplastic isoform X1; translation: MDMRLLSVCRIDSPPLFFKSIPSFRIHPPVLNPSRRRRHRFRINSVSQNPFQSSELIPKTLENPQPKTLFPSGFKRPEIKVPCVVLQLDVAEVLGGGDALDLIDRALSKWVRIVVLNSGEGGGGKLYEAACKLKSVVGDRAYLLIAERVDIATAVNASGVLLSDQGLPPIVARNTMLDSTSDSLFLPLVARNVKSSISAINASNSEGADFLLYDFDEEKLDMTTTDSVFMNVKIPIFILFSSYGKNTKFHEALKWLEFGASGLVISLQALRLISDDAVGKLFDSTFTDSGRKEDDIDTSGSLNLNMANGALGATQVAGFANLEDREKQVIVTEKLVLREARNIIQKAAPLMAEVSLLNDSVSQIDEPFMLAIVGEFNSGKSTVINALLGRRYLKDGVVPTTNEITFLRFSELSSNEQQRCERHPDGQYICYLPAPILKEMNIVDTPGTNVILERQQRLTEEFVPRADLLLFVISADRPLTESEVNFLRYTQQWKKKVVFVLNKSDLYQNSHELEEALSFVKENAAKLLNAEHVCVFPVSARSALEEKLSASLESGEALSLSNSYSRSSSFHELENFLYSFLDGSTSNGMERMKLKLQTPVSIAERLLSAAETLVRQDIQLAKQDLASLNELVDGVKNYGTKMENESITWRRQAFSLIDSTQSRIMKLTESTLQLSNVDIAAYYVLKGEKSSTASATLKIPNDIISLALSDAQKLLQDYESWLQSGNAQEGRMYQESLEKLWPSIVFPTTEMPSETYELLKKVDDLSLKVIKNFSPSAASKLFNQEIREAFLGTFGGLGAAGFSASLLTSVLPTTTEDLLALGLCSAGGFWAISNFPIRRQQLISKVKRTADGFAREFEAAMQEDLNEAVRNLETFVSAISKPYRDQAQNRLDKLLEIQDELSNVGKRLQKLQNDIQNLHVS
- the LOC111811227 gene encoding probable transmembrane GTPase FZO-like, chloroplastic isoform X2, encoding MLDSTSDSLFLPLVARNVKSSISAINASNSEGADFLLYDFDEEKLDMTTTDSVFMNVKIPIFILFSSYGKNTKFHEALKWLEFGASGLVISLQALRLISDDAVGKLFDSTFTDSGRKEDDIDTSGSLNLNMANGALGATQVAGFANLEDREKQVIVTEKLVLREARNIIQKAAPLMAEVSLLNDSVSQIDEPFMLAIVGEFNSGKSTVINALLGRRYLKDGVVPTTNEITFLRFSELSSNEQQRCERHPDGQYICYLPAPILKEMNIVDTPGTNVILERQQRLTEEFVPRADLLLFVISADRPLTESEVNFLRYTQQWKKKVVFVLNKSDLYQNSHELEEALSFVKENAAKLLNAEHVCVFPVSARSALEEKLSASLESGEALSLSNSYSRSSSFHELENFLYSFLDGSTSNGMERMKLKLQTPVSIAERLLSAAETLVRQDIQLAKQDLASLNELVDGVKNYGTKMENESITWRRQAFSLIDSTQSRIMKLTESTLQLSNVDIAAYYVLKGEKSSTASATLKIPNDIISLALSDAQKLLQDYESWLQSGNAQEGRMYQESLEKLWPSIVFPTTEMPSETYELLKKVDDLSLKVIKNFSPSAASKLFNQEIREAFLGTFGGLGAAGFSASLLTSVLPTTTEDLLALGLCSAGGFWAISNFPIRRQQLISKVKRTADGFAREFEAAMQEDLNEAVRNLETFVSAISKPYRDQAQNRLDKLLEIQDELSNVGKRLQKLQNDIQNLHVS